A stretch of Rhodoferax potami DNA encodes these proteins:
- the cobW gene encoding cobalamin biosynthesis protein CobW, with protein MQTRKIPATIVTGFLGSGKTTLLRNLLTNAQGRRIAVIVNEFGELGIDGELLRGCGIGCDENGEENGQLFELANGCLCCTVQEEFAPVMEQLAARRDQIDYLVIETSGLALPKPLVQAFQWPALRNAFTVDSVITVVDAPAVAAGTFAEDPVAVDALRRSDDNLDHESPLAELFEDQLATADLVIVHKVDGMDAAALEAVEATIRAEAPAGVKLVRASHGNVPMDVLLGLERAVEDVIDSRKTHHDEEEDHDHDEFDSVSLTLQVADRAKVIPALTALVQRHEIYRIKGFVSLPGAAMRLVVQGVGQRFDSYFDRAWRADETRATRLVFIGDHLDAATLQAELQAALA; from the coding sequence ATGCAAACCCGCAAAATCCCCGCCACCATCGTCACCGGCTTTTTGGGCAGTGGCAAAACCACGCTCTTGCGTAACCTGCTCACCAATGCACAGGGCCGCCGCATTGCGGTCATCGTCAACGAGTTTGGCGAGCTGGGCATTGATGGCGAGCTGCTGCGCGGCTGCGGCATCGGCTGTGACGAGAACGGTGAAGAAAACGGCCAGCTGTTTGAGCTGGCCAACGGCTGCCTGTGCTGCACCGTGCAAGAAGAGTTTGCCCCGGTCATGGAGCAGCTGGCCGCCCGCCGCGACCAGATCGACTATCTGGTCATCGAAACCTCTGGCCTGGCTTTGCCCAAGCCGCTGGTGCAAGCCTTCCAGTGGCCTGCGCTGCGCAACGCCTTTACCGTGGACTCGGTCATTACCGTGGTGGACGCGCCTGCGGTCGCCGCTGGCACTTTCGCCGAAGACCCGGTGGCGGTCGACGCCCTGCGCCGCTCGGACGACAACCTCGACCACGAATCCCCGCTGGCCGAGCTGTTTGAAGACCAGCTGGCTACAGCCGACTTGGTCATCGTGCACAAGGTGGACGGCATGGACGCCGCGGCTTTGGAAGCGGTAGAAGCCACCATCCGCGCAGAAGCGCCTGCCGGTGTGAAACTGGTGCGCGCCTCGCACGGCAATGTGCCGATGGATGTTTTGTTGGGCCTGGAGCGCGCGGTGGAAGACGTGATCGACTCCCGCAAAACCCACCACGACGAGGAAGAAGACCACGACCACGACGAGTTCGACTCCGTGTCCCTGACCCTGCAAGTGGCCGACCGCGCCAAGGTGATTCCGGCCCTGACCGCGCTGGTGCAGCGCCACGAGATTTACCGCATCAAGGGCTTTGTGTCCTTGCCCGGTGCGGCCATGCGCTTGGTAGTGCAGGGCGTGGGCCAGCGCTTTGACAGCTACTTCGACCGCGCCTGGCGCGCCGATGAAACCCGTGCCACCCGCCTGGTGTTCATTGGCGACCACCTAGACGCGGCCACCCTGCAGGCTGAATTGCAAGCCGCGTTGGCCTAA